Sequence from the Thunnus maccoyii chromosome 22, fThuMac1.1, whole genome shotgun sequence genome:
CTCGCTCTCGATTGCACACCCTACGCACTGAGCGTACACATTCCTTACACTACTTGTATAACACGTttttagaaaacatcttaattttatcttttttaaatcCCCAATGCTTAGGCCCAGCAGGGGGGTCGATACACTGGTGGAAACCCTACATACGATCTGCCACACCACAAATTTAAAGTTGTTTTCCGTGTTAGTCTGATTATGTGTCAGCCTAATGGAGCATCAGTACCTGACGAACATACCTTGATTGATCTCAAAAGGCGCTAATATCGCATAGACCACATACCACGCTGTTGTACCACCCTGAACCACTACAGGGGAAATTCCTTCACCGCAACAGCCCTGGTCAGTAGAATAACTTTGGTTTCAGGCTTccatttccactctggttttaaaccagagcttctaacaaatgGAGGGATCGTTTTACCGCACTTATTGCAGCTTCACTCATTATGTGAAGTTTTTCATTCCTGGTATGATTGCAATCAGAGATTGAATCAGTCAGATGGatgatgaatcagcattttgtttcctaTTAACTGGAATTATCTCATAGTGCTGTTTACAATGGTTACTGAGGCCAACGTTTTtaacagctgaagaaaacatgttaatagaattgttttgtagttttagtACTTGTGTTCAAAGATCTGTGCTTTTATAGCAGGGtttaatcttgtgctttgacttgTTAGGCTGccctttagtttacatttggataacagattgtgcttttaaaaatatttacagaacagtaattcatctagatacaggtGTAAGTCAGACCTTGCCAgtttttctgcctcctgctttgaaTTTGTGCATGTCTCTCATCACCTGACACCTGGGCTGccttttgtgtttctctttcatccttaaactgtttatttaaatcttgaatcagttgcaccttctttttgaatcagttctttactttctcctttttctttcaacaccattaacGTTACATCCTGCGATTCTTCCTTGCTTCTGTCTGTTCTCTCCCGATTCCTTTACTCACTCTGAAGATTCTTTAAAGTCTGAGTGAGCATGAAACAGAACTTTAGCTTTatgataattacagtaattgtggacaaacaacacacagtggGAATATATCAGCAGTCAAGCTATCCAAACTATCAAGCTACATTACCATAAGGTAAAGCAGCAGTAGCAGATAAACTGGACAGTTAAAACTGTCAGTTTAACAAACTTAAGCTTCACTGAAAAGCTTTTTTAGCTTCTTACTTCGTCTTAAGTCTGACTATTGTTGTTTGATGCTGCACATGTCAGTTAATGCCATATGTGATCCTCTGAGCTCTGATTCATTTGTCTGTCTCATGAAAGCAGCTCCAGTCTGCATGCTAGCTTCAGcacagagggttttttttgttttttttaaaaacataaacgGGAGCAGGAGCCAGTGGTGGGTTTTTTGGTCcttgttaacagtaacagccGTCTGTGTCTCATACAGGGATACAGTGTTCAAACGGAAAACAAAATGAGCGTTCCTAGAAGCTACAAGAAACTGCGGAGAAAGTTGTGTAAATGTTGTTTCTGAATTTGTGAGTTGGCTAAACAGCATTCCAACAACCTATGACATGCATTGATGAATGTTTACTGCTTTCATGGCCTAACACATGAATCAACAAGTGATAAtgtttctttgcctttttttttttcccccagatcCAGAAGGTGATACTGGCCCTGGGTGACTACATGGGAGCCAGTTGCTATGCCTGTATTGGAGGGACCAGCATCCGCAGTGAAGTCCAGAAGCTGCAGGCTGAAGCCCCTCACATTGTGGTGGGAACCCCCGGCCGCGTCTTTGACATGTTAACTCGCAAAAACCTCTGTAAGTCATCCTGCAGAATTGTGACAAATCTGAGTTGCTTGATGTTACTGAAAGTTTCTCAATTGAATATGGAGGGTTTAGGGGAATAATAATTTGCACAATTTTTAACAATTCCTGCTTCAGATTTAAAATCAGTCACTTCTTACTGAAAAATGCACAGTACCTGTATCAAGGTTATAGCTTGCCTCTGCACACTCGACAAACGTCAGGCCCCCCCCACCCAGTGGTATTTACACTGGGTGGGGTGTGTTTTACTTTGTTGCAGGGCATACAGATTTTTCTAattgcaaaaacacaacaccatGTATGTTGTGTTCACATGTCGGCTAATTCTGATGTTTTGGAAAAACGTCAGTACTGATCTATTTGTTGCCTGCAACTGTTTGTTTGGATTCTGTCCCTAATAGAGTCCTACATACAGGTGGttgtgggcaacaaacagaacacgTCCTATTTGGTGTGAGATTTGTTTGGCTGGCATGGGAGTAAGAGAGCCTGAAAGCAGGTGTGTCatgcaaaacaaatatttgagaGCAGAAATGATTAGTGTATACAAATTAGGTTTTTATTCTACATTATAATTCCAATTCTCTATAATTGAATTTCCACAATATTGACTGTCACAATATAAATTAAAGTTGCAATATAGAATTGCATATCTAGAGGATTTTGTCCAAATTTAGGCAGTTGCTTGCTGCAATTTTACTCAACTGAACATGATATCCAGCCTTCCAGCTTGGTGCACTTCAGATTGTGAGCTACAAACATTCAGAAAGAACTGCTGTATAATGATGAAACCCATGCGTGTCAGCTGACTCTGTAAACCCCTGGTGGTTTTGTTATTCTGGTTGGCGTTCTGCTGGCTGGAGTCCTCAGGACAGCAGGGATGCAGAGGCATGATCATACATCACTACTTCTGAATACAGCACCATCACACCTCTGAAAGGGTGTCATTTGCTAGTTTTGACATTAGCATGAGCTGTGTAGCTAAtttgcagtccatttaccatttgctTTTCACTTATATAATGCCTTTTCTAATCTTCCCACCACTCAAAGCACTCTTAAACTGcaagtcacattcacccattctctcacacacacacacacaccaatggcgGCAAGCTACCATGCATGGTCGAActgccgatcttccgattagtggacagcctgctctacctcctgagctaCAGCAACCACTTGCTTGAATTTTCCAGTGTGATTTAATGTGTAGCACTTTGATTCATACCATATCCAAGCTGCAGGCTTCTACATTGTTTTCATAAAGAGCTAAATCTTTCTTTAATCAGCTCTGGAGACTGGCACGGTGAACAGTGCAAGGCAGCACACCCTCACCTCTTAACTGAAGTGTCACCAccagtgatgcaaactggaaCTACATCACAAAACAAATTGCAGAACACTGTTACtcagaatgtattttttttttgatgatggCAATTAATTGGTTAGCATCCCTTGTACTCTCATATCCagcctttttaaaataacacaagtaTGGGTACATAAAAcaaacacgttttttttttttttttttttttgcagcttctAAGTACATCAAAATGTTTGTGCTGGACGAGGCTGACGAGATGCTTAGTCGGGGGTTCAAGGACCAGATCTACGAGATCTTCCAGAAACTGTTAAGCAGCACACAGGTAGGAGTTGATTCACTGCACCAGTTTGAGCCTTTTGACAGCATGGGAACCTCAACAGATTTTGAAACTGACTTTTAATTAGCTTCAGATGGTTCACTTTGTGCTGTCTGTAACGGGATGTATACGGGGGGCAGctttatttgtatttcaaaTGAGCTGCAAACATCAAGCTAACAACACTAAGTGATTTGAAAATGCCTCATGAATGTAGGGATGCAAGAACTGAAAATGAGTGATCAGGTTTTAACCAGCCCTTGTCTGTTTTAGGTTGTCCTACTCTCAGCCACAATGCCAGCTGATGTTTTGGAGGTCACGAAGAAGTTCATGCGTGAACCTATCCGAATCCTGGTGAAGAAGGAGGAACTGACCCTTGAGGGCATTCGCCAGTTCTACATCAATGTGGAGAAAGAGGTGGAGAAACATTTTCCAGTGTAGTGGATTCAGCAAACTAGACAGGAGGATGAATTTTTACAAGTTTGAATACAGGATGATCAATGTAAATTAGCTACTTGTGGGGAAAAAGTAGAGGGCAAGGACATGCAGTGTACAGATAATAACTTTTTTGAGCTGGCTGTGTCTGACCTGGTGATTTTCCCTTAGGAGTGGAAGCTGGACACGCTGTGTGACCTGTATGAAACCCTGACTATCACACAAGCTGTCATCTTCATTAACACGAGGAGGAAAGTGGACTGGCTCACTGAGAAGATGCAAGGCAGAGACTTCACTGTCTCTGCTCTGGTAAGATCCTTTACTCACTGTCATACCTGACTAAGGCGTTGCACTAGTGGAAGGATGTACAGTAAAGTCAGCTCAGACAATGTGGACTAGTAGGATAACAATTACAAACTGTAATAATGGGTTTTGTTTTAGCAAAGATTTCAGGGATTAACTTACGTTGTACTTGTGGCAAGTACAACGTAAGTAAATCCTTTGTCTTCttagtggtttttttttttttttttcccatggcACAGGGTCCTAATCTGGCAGGGATAACAAAGTATCTCACTCAGCTCTGTTCTTGTGAGCACAAATTTGATTCATGGTAGCGCTGACTTCTAAACAGTTATTCAAATTAGTCTGTTATCTTCACTTAAGGTCCTGCTTTATATTTCAGCATGGTGACATGGACCAGAAGGAGAGAGACTTGATCATGAGGGAGTTCCGCTCTGGCTCCAGTCGAGTTCTCATCACCACTGATCTGCTGGTATGTACAGGAACTGCTTTTTACACCAACTTTTGGCTAGATCCAAGATGATCAACAGAGTGCGGACTAATGAGTATGCTGGAAAACACGAGCTGCTGACAGTGTCACAGGCacatcatgtacagtatttatatgtacATCTATAGATTCAGCTGTGTCCAAGGTTCCCTCTCCTCCCATCTGTAGTGTTGGTGAAGGACTGAAAGTTCCTTGGTAGAGAAATTTATCTGCCCTCCACTGTGGCTGGGTGTAAGTCTTGACTCACAACTAAATGGCAGATTACACTTAGTCTAGTCCTTTCATGTTAtgattttattaacattttagagGGGGCTTACTGTTGACTGGATGATATTTTTGCACGTATCTTTTGCAGAAATCCCCTACATGTAGTCTACTATAAAAAGGTTTAAAGAAGATGTACACATTTCTATAGACACTGAGTCTATTAGTTCACAATCACTTTTGCCCATGTTGACCAACAAACAATACTATCGGAGTGTATGGACTGTTGCATCTTTAATTGCTTTACTTCTGAGCTCTAGTGCACTGAACTGAAATGGTGACTGAGATTAGTCAAATTACTTAATGCTGTGTAACTAATGGCTGCTGGGATCCCCTCCTCAGGCCAGAGGTATTGATGTCCAGCAGGTGTCCCTAGTCATCAACTACGACCTGCCGACCAACAGGGAAAACTACATCCACAGGTAAAAACACAACTGAGGAGTGCCAAGAATCAAGTTACAAATTATTTTGAGCAATAAAACTGTTGTATggaattgtttttaaaagaaaacactgtagCACTTGGATGACAAACTAATCCATCAAATACAGTGACTGAaattcagtgtttggtttgtcagaAGATGCAACACTGCTTCCACTTAACTACTCAAATACCTATTCCTGTCATTTCAAATAGTTTTTCATGCCATGTTCATGTTAATATAATTGCCAGTTTGTAAACATTGTTCATGTCATTATTACAATTTTGATGTTGACATGTACACATACAACTGTCCTCAGTTGTTTGACAGGAAATATAAGAAGCTTTCACATCTTTATCTCCCATCCTGTATGACACCTGAACA
This genomic interval carries:
- the eif4a1a gene encoding eukaryotic translation initiation factor 4A1A, translating into MSAEYDNRDNGPEGMEPDGIIESNWNQIVDSFDEMNLREALLRGIYAYGFEKPSAIQQRAIIPCIKGYDVIAQAQSGTGKTATFAISILQQIDVELKGTQALVLAPTRELAQQIQKVILALGDYMGASCYACIGGTSIRSEVQKLQAEAPHIVVGTPGRVFDMLTRKNLSSKYIKMFVLDEADEMLSRGFKDQIYEIFQKLLSSTQVVLLSATMPADVLEVTKKFMREPIRILVKKEELTLEGIRQFYINVEKEEWKLDTLCDLYETLTITQAVIFINTRRKVDWLTEKMQGRDFTVSALHGDMDQKERDLIMREFRSGSSRVLITTDLLARGIDVQQVSLVINYDLPTNRENYIHRIGRGGRFGRKGVAINMVTEDDKRTLRDIETFYNTTIEEMPMNVADLI